The Mesomycoplasma flocculare ATCC 27399 genome includes a window with the following:
- the rsmI gene encoding 16S rRNA (cytidine(1402)-2'-O)-methyltransferase, which yields MKITVLATPIGNLKDISLRGIDALRDADLILCEDSRVSRKLLNFLEIYDKQLISYHKFNEKLIISKISKLIFSQKNILLISDAGSPLISDPGQFLIKWAHNNKIEVDFLPGACAFVSAFVLSGFDSPLVFMGFFNSKKQQIIKQITNFKEGFSYIFYISPYKLIYVLEVIKQIYEKNIEIFLVKEMTKIHQKYFFGTPIEIINQVKNSLKGEFTMVLKLIKSEKNKKKQNKYQKFAKIV from the coding sequence ATGAAAATCACTGTTTTAGCAACGCCAATCGGAAATTTAAAGGATATTAGTCTTCGCGGAATTGACGCCTTGCGAGATGCAGATTTAATTTTATGTGAAGATTCGCGAGTTTCTAGAAAGTTGTTAAATTTTTTAGAAATTTACGATAAGCAATTAATTTCATATCACAAATTTAATGAAAAACTCATAATTTCGAAAATTTCAAAATTAATTTTTTCCCAAAAAAATATCTTATTAATTTCCGATGCCGGCTCTCCATTAATTAGCGATCCAGGACAGTTTTTAATAAAATGAGCTCATAATAACAAAATCGAAGTTGACTTTTTGCCTGGAGCGTGTGCATTTGTAAGCGCTTTTGTTCTTTCAGGATTTGATTCCCCGCTAGTTTTTATGGGTTTTTTTAATTCTAAAAAACAACAAATTATTAAACAAATAACTAATTTTAAAGAAGGTTTTAGTTATATTTTTTATATTTCGCCCTATAAATTAATTTATGTTCTCGAAGTAATTAAACAAATCTATGAAAAAAATATAGAAATATTTTTGGTAAAAGAAATGACAAAAATTCATCAAAAATATTTTTTTGGCACACCTATTGAAATTATAAATCAAGTAAAAAATTCTTTAAAGGGCGAATTTACCATGGTTTTAAAATTAATCAAATCTGAAAAGAATAAAAAAAAGCAAAATAAATACCAAAAGTTCGCTAAAATAGTGTAA